In a single window of the Streptomyces sp. CGMCC 4.7035 genome:
- the paaK gene encoding phenylacetate--CoA ligase PaaK, whose product MADARDLLDAGERLDAEGLRALQLERLRASLRHAYAHVPFYRESFDKAGVHPDDCRTLDDLARFPFTVKADLRENYPYGMFAVPRERIRRIHASSGTTGRPTVVGYTDNDLSMWSDMVARSIRAAGGRPGDTVHVAYGYGLFTGGLGAHYGAERLGCTVIPASGGMTARQVQLIQDLKPGIIMVTPSYMLTLLDEFERQGVDPRGTSLRVGIFGAEPWTGEMRREIEERFAIDAVDIYGLSEVIGPGVAQECVETKDGLHVWEDHFYPEVVDPITGQVLPDGEEGELVFTSLTKEAMPVIRYRTRDLTRLLPGTARVFRRIEKITGRSDDMVILRGVNLFPTQIEEIVLRTPGVAPHFQLRLTREGRLDALTVRAEARTGATPEQRQAAALAIAAAVKDGIGVSVGVEIVEPESLERSVGKIRRIVDLRSR is encoded by the coding sequence ATGGCCGATGCGCGGGACCTGCTGGACGCGGGGGAACGGCTCGACGCGGAGGGCCTGCGCGCCCTGCAGCTGGAGCGGCTGCGTGCCTCGCTGCGGCACGCGTACGCGCACGTGCCCTTCTACCGGGAGTCCTTCGACAAGGCCGGCGTCCACCCGGACGACTGCCGCACGCTCGACGATCTCGCGCGCTTCCCGTTCACCGTGAAGGCGGACCTGCGGGAGAACTACCCGTACGGGATGTTCGCCGTGCCCCGGGAGCGGATCCGCAGGATCCACGCCTCCAGCGGCACCACCGGGCGCCCCACGGTCGTGGGTTACACCGACAACGACCTGTCCATGTGGTCGGACATGGTGGCCCGTTCGATCCGCGCGGCGGGCGGCCGGCCCGGCGACACGGTGCATGTGGCGTACGGCTACGGCCTGTTCACCGGTGGCCTCGGCGCCCACTACGGCGCCGAACGCCTCGGCTGTACGGTGATCCCCGCCTCCGGCGGCATGACGGCACGCCAAGTGCAGCTGATCCAGGACCTGAAGCCCGGCATCATCATGGTCACCCCCTCCTACATGCTGACCCTCCTCGACGAGTTCGAGCGCCAGGGCGTCGACCCGCGCGGCACCTCCCTGCGCGTCGGGATCTTCGGCGCCGAGCCGTGGACCGGGGAGATGCGGCGCGAGATCGAGGAGCGGTTCGCGATCGACGCGGTCGACATCTACGGCCTGTCGGAGGTGATCGGTCCGGGCGTGGCACAGGAGTGCGTCGAGACCAAGGACGGCCTCCATGTGTGGGAGGACCACTTCTACCCCGAGGTCGTCGACCCCATCACCGGTCAGGTGCTGCCCGACGGCGAGGAGGGCGAGCTGGTCTTCACCTCCCTCACCAAGGAGGCCATGCCCGTCATCCGCTACCGGACCCGGGACCTGACCCGCCTGCTGCCGGGCACCGCCCGTGTCTTCCGGCGGATCGAGAAGATCACCGGCCGCAGCGACGACATGGTCATCCTGCGGGGCGTGAACCTCTTCCCCACCCAGATCGAGGAGATCGTGCTGCGCACCCCCGGCGTGGCACCGCACTTCCAGCTCCGGCTCACCCGTGAGGGCCGGCTCGACGCGCTGACGGTGCGGGCCGAGGCCCGCACCGGCGCCACACCCGAGCAGCGCCAGGCGGCAGCGCTCGCCATCGCCGCGGCCGTGAAGGACGGGATCGGCGTCTCCGTCGGGGTCGAGATCGTCGAACCCGAGTCCTTGGAGAGGTCGGTGGGGAAGATCAGGCGGATCGTGGACCTGCGCTCGCGCTGA